The following proteins are encoded in a genomic region of Methanoculleus bourgensis MS2:
- a CDS encoding dihydrolipoyl dehydrogenase family protein: MEREYDVIVIGTGVAGSDVAWHCREAGMRIAITDHQTYGGTCALRGCVPKRVLAGAAEVVARVHDQQGRGIRGEVSIDWPQLLAFERSFTDPIPRRKEERFRRAGIHTCRGFARFAGPDRVAIGDDLFSARYIVIATGAHPRPLDVPGADLVTQSDDFFYLETLPERIVFIGGGYISFEFAHVAARAGAKATILQRSGRVLKGFDHDIVDRLVQASREVGIDVQMNMPLLSVEKTAAGLLVRAGREGEEETFEADMVVHGAGRVPAIEGLDLAAGGVETDRRGIRVNEYLQSVSNPAVYVAGDANPGGVQLTPVAVRDAHIVVDNILNGNARAADYWVVPSAVFTNPPIASVGLTEEAAKEKGIPYIVHAGDLSERFTNRGINQKHVGYKLLIDGDSRRILGAHLIGHHVEEVINIFALAIKHGLTVDDLTLDAIAWAYPSNTYDIIHMVHPLVRM; this comes from the coding sequence ATGGAGCGTGAGTATGATGTCATCGTTATCGGGACCGGCGTCGCCGGTTCCGATGTCGCCTGGCACTGCAGGGAAGCCGGGATGCGGATAGCGATCACCGATCACCAGACCTACGGGGGGACGTGCGCTCTCCGGGGCTGCGTCCCAAAGAGGGTGCTCGCCGGCGCCGCGGAGGTGGTGGCGCGTGTCCATGACCAGCAGGGGAGGGGTATCAGGGGGGAGGTATCGATCGACTGGCCGCAGCTGCTCGCCTTCGAGCGCTCATTCACCGACCCTATTCCCCGGCGGAAGGAGGAGCGCTTCCGGAGGGCGGGCATCCACACCTGCCGGGGGTTCGCCCGGTTTGCCGGCCCGGACCGGGTGGCGATCGGCGACGACCTCTTTTCGGCGCGATACATCGTGATCGCCACCGGCGCACACCCCCGGCCGCTCGACGTCCCGGGTGCCGACCTCGTGACCCAAAGTGACGACTTCTTCTACCTTGAGACGCTCCCCGAGCGGATCGTCTTCATCGGCGGGGGCTACATATCGTTCGAGTTCGCCCATGTGGCCGCCAGGGCCGGGGCGAAAGCGACCATCCTCCAGCGGAGCGGTCGGGTGCTCAAGGGGTTCGATCACGATATCGTCGACCGGCTGGTGCAGGCGTCGAGGGAAGTCGGGATCGACGTGCAGATGAATATGCCGCTTCTCTCAGTCGAGAAGACCGCCGCCGGTCTTCTGGTGCGGGCCGGGAGGGAGGGCGAGGAGGAGACCTTTGAGGCGGATATGGTCGTCCACGGTGCGGGGAGGGTCCCCGCGATCGAGGGGCTCGACCTTGCGGCCGGAGGGGTCGAGACGGACCGGCGGGGGATCCGGGTCAACGAATACCTCCAGAGCGTCTCAAACCCGGCCGTCTACGTGGCCGGGGACGCAAACCCGGGAGGGGTGCAGCTGACGCCGGTGGCGGTGAGGGACGCCCATATCGTCGTCGACAACATCCTGAACGGGAATGCGCGGGCCGCGGACTACTGGGTCGTCCCGAGCGCCGTCTTCACAAACCCGCCCATCGCGTCGGTCGGGCTCACGGAAGAGGCGGCGAAGGAGAAAGGGATACCCTACATCGTCCACGCCGGCGACCTCTCGGAACGCTTCACGAACCGGGGTATCAACCAGAAGCATGTCGGCTACAAACTCCTGATAGACGGCGACTCCCGCAGGATCCTCGGGGCCCACCTCATCGGGCACCACGTAGAAGAGGTGATCAACATCTTCGCTCTTGCGATCAAGCACGGGTTGACGGTGGACGATCTCACGCTGGACGCGATCGCCTGGGCCTACCCGAGCAACACCTACGACATCATCCATATGGTCCATCCACTGGTGCGGATGTGA
- a CDS encoding 4Fe-4S dicluster domain-containing protein, with protein MGLFEMTKTVLRNLARGPATRRYPAVPARTSPLTRGHVTFDPATCRSCGLCSRRCPCEAIHLDKEAKVWEINRMRCIACGDCVEGCPFGSLTMEQEYLPPVVEHVVERHTITYVKPEKPAKKPAEESAGAGA; from the coding sequence ATGGGACTCTTTGAGATGACAAAAACAGTCCTCCGGAACCTTGCGAGGGGGCCGGCCACCCGGCGGTACCCTGCGGTCCCGGCACGGACGAGCCCCCTTACCCGGGGGCACGTCACCTTCGACCCTGCCACGTGCCGCTCCTGCGGGCTCTGCTCGCGGCGGTGTCCGTGCGAGGCGATCCACCTCGATAAGGAGGCGAAGGTCTGGGAGATCAATCGCATGCGGTGCATCGCCTGCGGCGACTGCGTCGAGGGCTGCCCGTTCGGGAGCCTCACGATGGAGCAGGAGTACCTCCCACCGGTGGTGGAGCACGTGGTGGAACGCCATACCATCACCTACGTGAAGCCCGAGAAGCCCGCGAAGAAACCGGCCGAGGAGAGCGCCGGCGCCGGGGCGTGA